Part of the Candidatus Eisenbacteria bacterium genome is shown below.
GACCTGGAGTCGCGCACCGGCACCATCTACCAGGCCGAGACGAAGTACGAGCAGGGGCTCTACCGCGGAGACCGCATCCGCAAGGCGGGCGAGAACCAGCTCGACGTCCTGCACGGGTCCTACAGCACCTGCGACCTCGATCATCCGCACTATCACTTCGCGGCGCGGCAGATGAAGATCTACCTGAAGGACAAGCTGGTCGCGAAGCCGGTGGTCTTCTACTTGCGCAACGTGCCGGTGCTGGCGCTGCCGTTCTACGTGTTCCCGATCAAGCCCGGGCGGCACTCGGGCTTCCTGTTCCCGACGTTCGAGTTCGGCTTCAGCAACCGCACCGGGCAGTTCCTGCGCAACGCCGGCTACTACTGGGCGATCAACGACTACATGGACCTGTCGCTGTCGGGCGACTACTACCAGGCGCAGCCGGCGTGGGCGATCCGCGGCGAGGGCAACTACAAGCTCCTGTACGCGTTCGACGGACGCTTCAACGGCCGCTTCGAGCACAACGACGCGACGCGGCGCGACGACTACGTGTTCGAGGCCGACCACCAGCAGGACCTGACGCCGCGCACCCGGCTCGTCGCCCGGGGCAACTTCACCTCGAGCCGCGACTACAGCGCCAGCCCGCTGTCGGGCGCGACGCTCGCGCAGCGGCTGAACCGCTTCCTCAACTCGAGCGTCTCCGTTTCGCACAACGCCGACTGGGCGGCGTTCAACGGCGCCCTGAGCCGCATCCAGGACCTCGACGCGGACGAGGCGATCAAGGATCCCGACGGAACCGGCCCGCTGCACGGCCCGGACCCGGGCACGTTCGCGTCGCTGCCGAACCTGACGACCTCCACCCCGAGCTTCGCGTTCGTGCTGCCGACCCGGACGCTCGGCAGCTGGGGGCTCTTCAAGGACACGAAGGCCGAGACCGCGCTCGCGACGACCTACTTCAGCCTGAGCGCGAACTTCCTCAGCTACGGCACCCGCCGGGCGTTCGTCGCCGGGCGCACGTACCTGTACGACTCGCTCGGCGCGATCCGCGACTCGACGACCACCCTCGGCCAGCAGCGGACGCTCCGGCGGGGCTTCCAGACCTCGCTGTCGCTGTCCGACTCGCGCCGGCTGTGGGGCTGGCTCAACGCCTCGCCGACGCTGTCCAGCAACGCGGCGGTGTTCGATTTCGACGAGCTCGGGCACCGCATCGTGCCGGCCGCGACGTGGTCGAGCCAGCTCGGGCTGAGCAGCACCTTCTACGGCACCTTCAAGCCGCCCGTGCCGAAGCTCGCCGGCCTGCGCCACATCGTCACGCCGAGCGCGGCGGTCGTGTACAGCCCCGAGTTCAAGTCGCTGCAGTACCGCGACACGACCGGGACGCTCCGGAACCGCTTCAACAGCTTCGGCGGCATCGGCGTCTCGGGCTTCGAGGCCGCCTACCTGCAGTTCGGCGTGGACCAGCGCTTCCAGCTCAAGTTCCGGGACGGTGACAAGATCACCCGGCTCGACAACCTGCTGTCGTGGATGACGAGCGGCACGTACGACTTCCTGTGGAGCAAACGGCACGCGCCCGGCACCCACGCCTTCGGACCGCTCAACTCCTCGCTCGTCCTGCAGCCGCCGGGCATCGCCGCCGGCGCGCTGTCGAGCGTCGTGGACGTGTATTCGCCGCGGCCGCTGCGCACGCTGTCGTACAACATCGGCGTCAACCTGGCGAGCAGCGGCGTCCGGCGGCAGCCCGCCGCGCTGGCGGTGGACCAGACTCTGCGTTCCGATCAGCTGGTCTCCGACGACGACTTTCGCGAGTCGTGGCGGCTGTCGGTCGCGTATTCCTACAGCGGCGGCTACGCCGGCCCCTCGTGGAGCGCACAGAAGTCGGCGAACGCGGTGCTCGCCTACGAGCTCTCGCCCAACTGGAAGTTCGACTATTCGACCGCGCTCGACGTGACCCGCCGCCAGATCCTCTCGCAGCGCTTCAGCCTGACCCGCCGGCTGCACTGCTGGGACGCGGTCTTCACGCGCTCGTTCATTCCGGGCGGCGAGGCCGAGTACTACTTCCGGCTCGGGGTGCACGACCAGAAGGAGATCTACTTCGAACGCGGCACGCGCGTGCAGAGCTTTGGTGGCATCCAGTAGCCGGGGGCGCGCGCGGCTCGCGTGCGACGCCTGCGCGGTCGGGGCATGGATCGGCCCGCTCCCGGCCCCGCGGGGCGCGGCCGGAGAGGACGGCGGGCGCGAAAGCCGCGACGCCTGGTGCGAGGCCTGCCAGCGCCCGCAGCTGCTGGCCGCGGGAGCGGCGCCGACCTGCCCGGCGTGCGGCGGCGCGCTGACGACGGGCGCGCCGCGCTTCGCCGAGCTGTGGGGCCGGCTTCAGCACCTCGACGCCACGCTCGCCGCCTGGGAGGGCGACGCCGGAGCGCTGATGGCGCTGCTGCCCGCGCGGCCGCGCTTCCTGACCGACCTGACGCCGCCGCCGGTGCGCGACGGCGACGCGCCGCCGCTGGCGGAGGCGCTGGCCGCCGCGGCGCGCGGCGCGTGGAGCGCGGTGCTCGCGGCCGGCGGGAGCGACGAGCCCCGATCGCACGCGGCGCGCGCGATCGCGCGCGAGCGGCTCGGCGACCCGGGCGGCGCGCTCGAGGAGTGGACGAGGGCGCTGGCGCTGGCCGAGGACCCGCGGGCCCGGCTCGCGCGCGGCGCGCTGCACGCGAAGGCCGGGGACTGGGAGTCGGCGGCCGCCGACCTGCGGCTGGCCGGTGACGGCCGCGAGGCCCGTTGGAACCGAGCCTCGCTCCGCGTGCACCGCGCAGTGCTCTCGACGCCCGGCCGGCCGGACGCGCAGGCCATCGCGGAGGCGCGTGCCGAGGCGGGCGCGGCGCCGGATTACTGGAGCGAAGCCACCGTGGGCCGGCTGGCCTTCGCGCTGCTGGCCGAACGCACGCTCGCCCGGCGCGAGGGCGGCGAGCTGGGCGATCCCGACCTGGTCTCGCTGCGCGAGGGCGAGGACCTGCTCGAGCACTCGACCTTCTGGGACCGCGCCCTGGTTCTGGCCGCCTGGGCGCGCCTCGGGCCGGAGGGCGCTGGCGACGCGGCGCGCGTGGCGCAGCCACTGGCTCGCGAGCTGGCCGCGGCGCTGCTCGCCGAGCCGCCGATGCGGGGGGCCGCGCTCGCGGACGCGAACGCGGCCGTGGCGGGCGCCTGGGACGCGATCGCCGCCTTCGAGCCGCGCGCGGCGCGCGCCGCCATCGCGCCATGGCTCGCCCATCCCGCGCTGCGCCGCTACCGGCTGCCGTGTGCCGCGTGCGGGCGGGGCTCGATCGGGCTCGAAGCCTGGGACGACGCGGCCGGAGAGGCCGAAGGGGCCGGGGGCGCGGGCGCCGCGGTTCCGCCCGTGTAAGGTTCCGGCCTAGGAGGCGTCGGCCGTGGCGGGAGAGGAATCCCCACCCGAAGCACGCGACTCCAACCGGTACGGAAAGGTCCGATCATGTCCTTCGTTCCCCTGCAGACCCTGCGCCGCGAAACCCAGACGCCGCCTCCGGTGGTGGACACCGTGCGCCTGCGCGTCTCCGGCATGCACTGCGCCTCGTGCGTCGCCCGCGTCGAATCGGCGCTCGCTTCGGTGCCGGGCGTCGCTTCCGCGGCGGTCAACCTCGCCACGCATCGCGCCGAAGTCGGGCTCGCGGGCGTGGTGGACGCCGGGGCGCTGACGGCCGCCGTCCGCGGCGCCGGCTACGATGCGCACGTCGTCAGCACCCCGGTCGCCGACGACGCCGAGCGGCGCGAGCGCGACCTCGAGGTGCGGGACGTGCGCCGCCGCTTCGCCATTGGGCTCGGATTCGGCGCGGTCGTGTTCGTGCTCGCGCACGTGGACCTGGTCCTGCCCGGGCTGCTGCGCCTGCGGGGCGACACGTCGAACCTGCTGCAGCTGCTGTTCACGATTCCGGTCCAGTTCGTCGCCGGCTGGGGATTCGTGCGCGGCATGGTGAAGGGTTTCGCCCGCCGCGCCCCGGACATGGACACGCTCGTCGGCCTCGGCACGCTGACGGCCTTCACCTACTCGGCGGTCGCCACGCTGTGGCCGGCCGCCGTCGGCGAGCATCACGGCGCGCACGTGTACTTCGACACCGCGGTCACCATCGTCGTGCTCATCCTGCTCGGGCGGCTGCTCGAAGCGCGCGCGAAGGCCCGCGCCTCGCGCGCCATGCGCGCGCTGCTCGACCTGCAGCCGCGGACCGCGCGGCGGTTGCGCGATGCCGCGGACACGGCGGGCGAGGACGTGCCGCTCGACGCGGTGCGGTCGGGCGACCTGCTGATGGTGCGGCCGGGCGAGCGCGTGCCTGTGGACGGCGTGCTCGAGGACGGCCGCTCGGCCGTGGACCAGAGCATGCTGACCGGCGAGAGCATCCCGGTCGAGGTCGGGCCCGGCTCGCGCGTGACCGGCGCGACGCTCAACGGCACCGGCGCGTTCCGCATGCGCGCCGATCGCGTCGGCGCGGATTCCATGCTCATGCAGATCGTGGCCATGGTGGACCGGGCCCAGTCGAGCAAGGCGGCCGTCCAGTCGCTGGCCGACCGGATCGCCGCCGTGTTCGTGCCCGCGGTGATCGCGATCGCGCTGCTCGCGTTCGTCGTCTGGCTCGCGACCGGCGCCGGCCTGACCACGGCGCTGCTGCGGCTGGTCGCGGTGCTGATCGTCGCCTGCCCGTGCGCGCTCGGCCTCGCGACCCCGACGGCGATCATCGTCGGCACGGGCAGGGGGGCGGAACTGGGCGTGCTGGTGCGCGACGCGCGCGCGCTCGAGGCGGCGGCAGGCGTCGGCGCGGTGGTGTTCGACAAGACCGGCACGCTGACGCGTGGCGCGCCGCAGCTCACCGACGTGGTGACGGCGCCGGGCGTGGATGAGGTCCGGCTGCTGCGCGCCGCCGCGACCGCCGAGGCGCGCAGCGAGCACCCGCTGGCGACCTCGGTCGTGCGCGGTGCGCGCGAGCGCGGCGTCGAGCCGCTCGAGACGGAGGACTTCGGCGCCACGCCGGGCCGCGGCGTGTGGGCGCTCGCGGGCGGGCGCGCGCTCGTCGCCGGGCGAGGGGCGATGCTCGCCGACTACGGCGCCGACGACTCGCCACTGGCGCGCGAGCGCGAGTCGCTCGAATCGCGCGGGCGCAGCGTCGTGGCGGTCGCCGAGAACGGCGAACTGCTCGGCCTGCTCGGGCTCGCGGACACGCCGCGCCCGGACGCCGCGGCGACGATCGCGGCGCTCGGCCGCGACGGGCTCGAGGTCTGGCTCGTCACCGGCGACCACGCGCGCACCGCGCAGGCGATCGCCGACGGCGCCGGCATCGCCCGCGAGCGCGTGCTGGCGGACGTCCTGCCGGCCGACAAGCGGGCGAAGGTTTCGTGGTTGCAGGCGCAGGGCCGCCGCGTGGCGATGGTCGGCGACGGACTCAACGACGCGCCGGCGCTCGCGCAGGCCGACGTCGGGCTGGCCATGGCCAGCGGCACGGACGTGGCGATGGAGGCGAGCGGCATCACGCTGGTGCGCGGCGAGCTGATGGCCGTGCGCGACGCGCTCCGGCTCGCGCGCCGCACGATGCAGGTGATTCGCCAGAACCTGTTCTGGGCGTTCGCCTACAACGTCGTCCTGATCCCGGTCGCCGCCGGCGTGCTCGCGCCGCTGCTGGCGGGCAACGGCCCCGGCGGCCCGCTGTGGGGCTGGCGGGGCACGCTGCACCCGATGCTCGCCTCGCTGGCGATGGCCCTGTCCAGCGTCAGCGTCGTCACGTCGTCGCTGCGCCTGAGGCGATTCTCCTGAGGATCGTGCGCGGACGCCGGCGGGAATGCTATCGTCCGCGCCGGACGTCCGCCGCGCACCGCGCGGCGCTTCCGACCCACGCAAGGCCGCGCGCGGCGCGGCGGGAGGTGGTGGCATGAAGCGAACACTCGCCGGCATGGCGGCCCTCGCCGCGGCGCTCCTGCTCGCCGGCTGTGCGGCCTCGAACGGTCCGAAGGAGATCCAGGTCAAGGCCAGCGCGGACGGGTTCGAACCCGCCCGGGTCTCGTTCAAGGCCGGGCAGCCCGCGGTGCTGATCATCACGCGCACCGACGACGCGACCTGCGCGACCGAGGCCATCTTCGTCGAGACCGGGCTCAAGTACGACCTGCCGCTCAACGAGGCGGTGCGGATCAGCATCCCGACCGACAAGCCCGCCACGTTCCACTACGCCTGCGGCATGAACATGTACAAGGGCGAGGTGGCGGTGAAGTAGGAGCGCGACAGCTCGAGGCGGACCGGCCGCGGACCGTGCGCGCTCAGGGCCGGCGTCGCTACGCCAGCCCCCAGTCGTCCAGCTCGTCCTCGTCGAGGCCCATCAGGTGGCCGACCTCGTGCCGGACGGTGATGCGGATCTCCTGCTCCAACTCCTCGCGGTCGCTGCACGAGCGAAGCAGGTTGCGACGGAACAGGTAGATCGCGCCCGGCGCCTCGGGAGGCTCCGAGGTCGAGCGGGCGAAGATGTGCCGGCCCGCGAACAACCCCAGCAGGTCGGGAGTGAGCGGCGGCTCCTCTCCGGTGAGCATCGTGCGATCGGGCAGGTCCTGGACCAGGACCGGCAGTTCGTCGAGCTTCGCCCGGACCGGCTTCGGCAGCTCTGCGACGGCCTTCTCGACGAGCTCGTCGAACTCCCCGGCCGGCACCTCGAGCGCCGGCGGAAAGCCTTCCGGGTCGATCTCCTGCGCCTGCGTGGCGGCGGCCGCGGCGCCCTCGGGATCGCCGAGATGTTCCTTCACCCGCGACAGCAGATCCCAGGCGTGCGCGTAGTCGGGGTGGATCGCGAGCGAGCGTTCGGCGTCGGCGAGCGCCTCCTCGAAGCGGACGAGGTCGTAGTGCGCGGCGGCGCGCAGGTAGAAGTAATGGGCGGGGTCGGCCGAGCGTTCCGCGCCGTTGAGCGAGGCGAGCGCTCGGGCCGCTTCGCCCTCCTCCAGGTGGAGCGTGGCGTCCACGATCCTCAGGTCGGGCTGGCGAGGGCGCTTGCGCAGCAAAGCGTCGAGCGCGACGCGGGCCTCGTCGAGTTCGCCTTCGTCCATGAGATCGTGGATGCGCTCGACCTGGACCCAGTCGAGTTCGCTGAGCGCGTCGTAGGAGGCCATGGGGCGGTGACACTAGCGCGGACGCTTCCCGAACCGCCAGCCGGGAGTGCCGCCGCGCGACGGCGCCGGTCGCGAGCGGCGTCGCGCGGAGGCTCTGCTACAGTGCCCGTCGGACCCCGCGAAGTCCGCGAGGAGGAGGCTGCATGACCCAGACCCGCACGTTGAACCGCCTGCGCCGGCAGCACTGGCGCTCGCTCGAGAAGCTCTGCCGCGAGGCCTACCAGGACGGCATCGAAGCCGGGCTCGCCCGCGCCCACGGACAGCGCCGGCGCGGGCGGACGATCCGCGCCGACGCGACGGTCGAGGGCCTCGTCCGGCTCATCGAGCGCCACTTCGGGCTCGACCGCTACGGTTTCGAGGTTCGAATCGTGCATGCCGCCTCGGGCCGCCGGGTTCCCGGCGCGAGTCTCCTGCGGCCGTTCCGCATCGAGGACTGAGCTGGTCGCTCCTGTGCTCACGAGGCAGGCGAGGCGGCCCCGGGGAGCCGGCGAACCCCGCGGCGCGAAGGACGGGCCCTGTCCAGACCCCGCCAAGTCACCTTCCGGTCGGGCTCGACTCTTGACCGGGGCGGGGCCGTCTCCCTAGACTTCCCCGCAACTTCCGTTCGCGCGGCGTGACCGCCCCCTTTCCTCCTTCGGAGAACACCCCGCTCATGAAGTCGCTCGCCGTTCGCCTGACCGCGCTGCTCGTCGCCCTCGTCACGATGGCGATGCTGGCCGGTGCGGCCTCCAGGTCCGCGAAGATCCTCGAGCCCGACAAGCTGGTCATCCTGTCCACGACCGACGTCAAGGGCAAGACCAGTCCCTGCGGCTGACACACGCCCAAAGGGGGCCTCGCCCGGCGGGCGAGTTTCGTTGACAGCATCGCGGTCCAGTACGGCCAGTATCTGCTCGTGGACAACGGCTTCTTCTTCCCCGAGGCCGAGGACTGGGAGCAGGACGCCTGGTTCCTCATGGACGCCATGAAGCTCCTGCACACCGACGCCGTGAACGTGAGCGAGAAGGAGCTTCGCTACGGCCGCAGCTTCCTGCTCGCGAACTGGAAGCGGTCGAAGCTGCCGCTGGTGTCCGCGAACCTGTGGGACAAGACCACCGGCAGGACGCTGGTGGACCCGTACGTGATCGTGAAGAAGGGCACGGTGACGGTCGGCATCTTCGGCGTGACCAGCGACAAGGTGGACCTCGGCATGTCGCGCGATTCGCTGAAGGTTTCCGACCCGACCGAGGCCGCGAAGCGCACCGTCGCGGAGCTGCGCAAGAAGGGCGCGACGGTCGTGGTGCTGCTCTCGCAGCTGGGCAAGGTCGAGAGCGAGGATCTCGTCGCCACCGTGGACGGCATTGACGCGGTCATCGTCGGGCGCAACATCGCCGTGATGCCCAAGGGTCGGCTCATCAAGAACACCATCGCCTGCTACGGCGGCGAGCAGGGCCAGTACATCGGCCGGACGATCCTCACGCTCGACGCGCAGAAGAAGATGGTCAATGGCGACTGCGAGACCTTCCTGCTCGGTCCCGAAGTGGGCGAGAAGCCCGAGATCCTCGCGCTCGTCAAGAGCTTCGAGGACGCGTTCAACGACTTCCTGCGCAAGAAGGAGAAGGAAAAGCAGGTGGCGACCGACGCGGCCCGGCTCGAGGGCGGCGCGGAGACGGCGGTGGACCACTACGTCGGCGACCAGGTCTGCCAGCGCTGCCACCAGGCCGAGTACGACCAGTGGAAGACGACGCTGCACGCGAAGGCCTGGCAGACGCTCGTGGACGTGAAGAAGGACGCGGACACCGAATGCATCAAGTGCCACGTCGTCGGCTACCAGCAACCCGGCGGCTTCCGGACCGGCGACGACGCGGCGAAGCTCGGCAACGTCCAGTGCGAGGTCTGCCACGGCATGGGCACGCAGCACGAGGCCTATCCCGCGCAGGCGCGAAAGATCACCGAGGCGACGTGCAAGCAGTGCCACACCACGGACAACAGCCCGACGTTCGACTTCGCGACCTACGAGCCGCACATCCTGCACCGCGTGCCGGCGGACCTGCCCAAGCTGCCGGACAATCCGAACAAGGCGAAGATGATGCAGGGCCACTGAGCCCGCGGCGGGACGACGGCCCCCGGACATGCGTCCGGGGGCCGTCGCGCTTTGATTCGCCCGCGCCGGCCTTGACGCGCCCGAGCGGGGCCGCCTAGTTTGTCGCCCGGCCCAGAGCACGCGGCCCCGCCTCCTTCCTCGCGGGGTGCGCCGGCCGACTCCGACGCCTCATCCCTCCCGCGCAAACCTCAGCGAGGCTCCCGTGAGCAAGGTCCTCGACGGCGTCCAGTACTTCGAGTCCATCCTCGACACGGTCGGCGGCACGCCGCTGGTGCGGATCCGCGAAGTCGCGAAGGGCCTGCCCTGCCCGGTGCTCGGCAAGGTCGAGTTCTTCAACCCGGGCGGGAGCGTCAAGGATCGCATCGGCCTCGCCATGGTCGAGGACATGGAACGCCGCGGGCGGCTGAAGGCCGGCGGCACGATCGTCGAGTGCACCTCGGGCAACACCGGGCTGGGGCTCGCGATGGTCGCGGCCGTGAAGGGCTACCGGGCCGCGTTCTGCATGCCCGACAAGGTCTCCAGCGAGAAGGTGAATCTGCTCAAGGCCTTCGGCGCCGAGGTCTTCCTGAGCCCGACGGCGGTCGAGCCGTCGCACCCGGATTCGTACTACTCGGTCGCGCGGCGCATCGCCACCGAACGCCCGGGCGCGGTGCTGATGGACCAGTACAACAACCCCGCCAACCCGGCTGCGCACTACGCCACGACCGGCCCCGAGTTGTGGAAGCAGACGGCCGGCCGGATCACCCATTTCGTCGCGGGCATGGGAACGGGCGGGACCATCAGCGGCACCGGCCGCTACCTCAAGGACCAGAACCCGAAGGTTCAGGTGATCGGCGCCGACCCGGTCGGCTCGATCCTCAAGCACTACAAGGAGACGGGCCAGATGAGCGAGGCCCGCACCTACAAGATCGAAGGCGTCGGCGAGGACTTCATTCCGGGGGCCCTCGATTTTTCGGTCGTGGACCGCGCCGTGCAATGCGACGACTGGAACGGGCTCAACACCGCGCGCCGCCTCGCCCGGGAGGACGCCATCTTCGTCGGCGGCTCCGCGGGCATGGCGACCTGGGTCGCGCTCGAAGTCGCGAAGGCGTGCGGGCCGAACGACCTCGTGGTCGTGCTCCTGCCGGACACGGGCGAGCGCTACCTGACGAAGGTGCACAACGACGAGTGGATGCGCGACAACCACCTGCTCGACCTGTCGGCGACGCGCGTGGCCGGGCTGGTCTCGGGCAAGGCCTCGCGGGTGCGCCAGCTGATCTCGGTGGAATCGGGCGAGCCGCTGCGCCGGGCGCTGACGCTGATCGAGCAGCACGACGTGTCCCAGCTGCCGGTGATGCGCGGCGACGAGGTGGTCGGAACGCTGGAGGAGGGCGAAGTGCTGCGCACCGCGCTCGCCAATCCCGGCCGGCTCGAGAAGCAGGTGGACGAGTTCATGGCCCCGCCGCTGCCGATCGTCGGCGGGGACGAGCCGGCCGAGGCGGTGACGAAGCTGCTCGCCTCGCGCAACGCCGCGGTGCTCGTGCGCCACGGCGGGACCGTGTCGGGCATCCTGACGCGCTTCGACATGCTGCAGTTCATCGCGGGAGGCGAGTGATGGCGGGCGAGACGCTCGGTCCGGACGCGGGATTCGCGACCCGTGCGGTTCACGCGGGGCAGGAGCCGGACCTGGCGACGGGCGCGGTGATGACGCCGATCTACCAGACCTCCACGTACGCGCAGGAGTCGCTCGGTCACCACAAGGGCT
Proteins encoded:
- a CDS encoding copper-translocating P-type ATPase, which produces MSFVPLQTLRRETQTPPPVVDTVRLRVSGMHCASCVARVESALASVPGVASAAVNLATHRAEVGLAGVVDAGALTAAVRGAGYDAHVVSTPVADDAERRERDLEVRDVRRRFAIGLGFGAVVFVLAHVDLVLPGLLRLRGDTSNLLQLLFTIPVQFVAGWGFVRGMVKGFARRAPDMDTLVGLGTLTAFTYSAVATLWPAAVGEHHGAHVYFDTAVTIVVLILLGRLLEARAKARASRAMRALLDLQPRTARRLRDAADTAGEDVPLDAVRSGDLLMVRPGERVPVDGVLEDGRSAVDQSMLTGESIPVEVGPGSRVTGATLNGTGAFRMRADRVGADSMLMQIVAMVDRAQSSKAAVQSLADRIAAVFVPAVIAIALLAFVVWLATGAGLTTALLRLVAVLIVACPCALGLATPTAIIVGTGRGAELGVLVRDARALEAAAGVGAVVFDKTGTLTRGAPQLTDVVTAPGVDEVRLLRAAATAEARSEHPLATSVVRGARERGVEPLETEDFGATPGRGVWALAGGRALVAGRGAMLADYGADDSPLARERESLESRGRSVVAVAENGELLGLLGLADTPRPDAAATIAALGRDGLEVWLVTGDHARTAQAIADGAGIARERVLADVLPADKRAKVSWLQAQGRRVAMVGDGLNDAPALAQADVGLAMASGTDVAMEASGITLVRGELMAVRDALRLARRTMQVIRQNLFWAFAYNVVLIPVAAGVLAPLLAGNGPGGPLWGWRGTLHPMLASLAMALSSVSVVTSSLRLRRFS
- a CDS encoding cupredoxin domain-containing protein, giving the protein MKRTLAGMAALAAALLLAGCAASNGPKEIQVKASADGFEPARVSFKAGQPAVLIITRTDDATCATEAIFVETGLKYDLPLNEAVRISIPTDKPATFHYACGMNMYKGEVAVK
- a CDS encoding metallopeptidase family protein; the protein is MASYDALSELDWVQVERIHDLMDEGELDEARVALDALLRKRPRQPDLRIVDATLHLEEGEAARALASLNGAERSADPAHYFYLRAAAHYDLVRFEEALADAERSLAIHPDYAHAWDLLSRVKEHLGDPEGAAAAATQAQEIDPEGFPPALEVPAGEFDELVEKAVAELPKPVRAKLDELPVLVQDLPDRTMLTGEEPPLTPDLLGLFAGRHIFARSTSEPPEAPGAIYLFRRNLLRSCSDREELEQEIRITVRHEVGHLMGLDEDELDDWGLA
- a CDS encoding pyridoxal-phosphate dependent enzyme, with amino-acid sequence MSKVLDGVQYFESILDTVGGTPLVRIREVAKGLPCPVLGKVEFFNPGGSVKDRIGLAMVEDMERRGRLKAGGTIVECTSGNTGLGLAMVAAVKGYRAAFCMPDKVSSEKVNLLKAFGAEVFLSPTAVEPSHPDSYYSVARRIATERPGAVLMDQYNNPANPAAHYATTGPELWKQTAGRITHFVAGMGTGGTISGTGRYLKDQNPKVQVIGADPVGSILKHYKETGQMSEARTYKIEGVGEDFIPGALDFSVVDRAVQCDDWNGLNTARRLAREDAIFVGGSAGMATWVALEVAKACGPNDLVVVLLPDTGERYLTKVHNDEWMRDNHLLDLSATRVAGLVSGKASRVRQLISVESGEPLRRALTLIEQHDVSQLPVMRGDEVVGTLEEGEVLRTALANPGRLEKQVDEFMAPPLPIVGGDEPAEAVTKLLASRNAAVLVRHGGTVSGILTRFDMLQFIAGGE